In Acidimicrobiia bacterium, a single window of DNA contains:
- a CDS encoding amidohydrolase family protein, translating to MLAPPTPPLLAPRTSDEFMPPPLGLSQRRALATARDRARLHSRRLGLDERTYLRERVGTAATLRAIDAAAGGGFYDISVEAESDADAANAAFDGPGPVIDVQTHLVRPSLVGTAAAKALYGFLRMVDPDRWGSNIDPELLSAAEWAACVFGGSETSVALLTSPPGRAHENVLTNEDIAAAREVVDRYAGTSRVLTHTIVHPNLGASELDAMSEWHDQLAPAGWKVYTLWEPPERGDSGWFLDDEETGFPFLERARALGTRIVCAHKGIAGPIANAAPAASSPRDVGPAAAAFPDLALVVYHSGYDLDPVEEGAHAVDPHRGVSRLVTSLTAAGVAPGANVYAELGSTWFLMLRRPREAAHVLGKLLRAVGEDRILWGTDSVWYGAPQSLIDAFRAFKIPEGMQEEFGYPQLTDAVKAKILGANAADLYGIDLDTATAATPPNEWLPAARSELAARLA from the coding sequence GTGCTCGCCCCGCCGACTCCTCCGCTCCTGGCGCCGCGCACGTCGGATGAGTTCATGCCGCCGCCGCTCGGTCTGTCGCAGCGGCGCGCGCTTGCCACGGCGCGAGATCGGGCTCGCCTGCACTCGCGACGACTCGGGCTCGACGAGCGCACCTACCTCCGCGAGCGCGTAGGCACCGCGGCCACGCTCCGGGCCATCGACGCTGCCGCCGGTGGCGGCTTCTACGACATCTCCGTCGAAGCCGAGTCGGATGCCGATGCCGCGAACGCGGCCTTCGACGGGCCCGGTCCGGTAATCGACGTGCAGACGCACCTCGTGCGCCCGAGCCTCGTCGGCACTGCAGCGGCGAAGGCGCTCTACGGGTTCCTGCGCATGGTCGATCCTGACCGATGGGGAAGCAACATCGATCCGGAACTGCTCTCGGCCGCCGAATGGGCAGCCTGCGTGTTCGGTGGCAGCGAGACCTCTGTCGCCCTCCTGACGTCACCGCCCGGTCGCGCGCACGAAAACGTGCTCACGAACGAGGACATCGCGGCTGCGCGTGAGGTGGTCGACCGCTATGCCGGCACGTCGCGCGTGCTCACGCACACGATTGTCCACCCAAACCTCGGTGCATCCGAACTCGACGCGATGTCCGAATGGCACGACCAGCTCGCGCCAGCGGGCTGGAAGGTGTACACGCTGTGGGAGCCGCCCGAGCGTGGCGATAGCGGATGGTTCCTCGACGACGAAGAGACCGGCTTTCCGTTCCTCGAACGGGCCCGGGCGCTCGGCACGCGCATCGTGTGCGCGCACAAGGGAATCGCAGGGCCGATTGCGAACGCCGCGCCGGCGGCCTCCTCACCACGTGACGTCGGGCCGGCGGCCGCCGCGTTCCCGGATCTCGCGCTCGTCGTGTACCACTCCGGCTACGACCTGGACCCCGTCGAAGAGGGTGCGCACGCCGTCGACCCGCACCGCGGCGTCAGTCGGTTGGTGACGAGCCTCACCGCTGCTGGTGTGGCGCCCGGTGCCAACGTGTACGCCGAGCTCGGCTCGACATGGTTCCTGATGCTGCGGCGCCCACGCGAAGCCGCGCACGTGCTCGGCAAGCTGCTGCGCGCGGTAGGGGAGGACCGCATTCTCTGGGGCACCGACTCCGTTTGGTACGGAGCGCCACAGTCGCTCATCGACGCGTTCCGCGCGTTCAAGATCCCGGAGGGCATGCAGGAGGAGTTCGGCTACCCGCAGCTCACCGACGCGGTGAAAGCGAAGATCCTCGGCGCGAACGCGGCGGATCTCTACGGCATCGACCTCGATACGGCGACCGCGGCGACCCCGCCGAATGAGTGGCTCCCGGCCGCCCGATCCGAGCTCGCGGCCCGCCTGGCCTGA
- a CDS encoding cytochrome P450: MTTYDTTDGVDGSAVLFDPTVANHPHEAYDKLRTECPVSRGAGWDGHPHVIVSRYEDVIWSLKHPEVFSSAPEAVNIGQEQKLIPLQVDPPEHAKYRRLLDPEFSPKRMNALEPEVRTLVNTLIDTFIDRGSCNVHEELATPLPSGVFLALMGLPMSDLPMFLRWRDETIRPDVPVGDLEAAAAARERVSHELSEYFEEMVAERRKNPDDRLLTRVAHGEVDGRPLDREETLGICHLLMLGGLDTVTATLDCALAYLAANPGRRQAVVDDPALAAVAVEELLRHQSPVMMVVRVLKEDCELAGQQLKAGDHATILIGAANSDDAEFSDANGVDFSREANRHLAFGAGPHRCLGSNLARVELRIALEEWHRRIPDYRIADGTELTYSLGIRQTAELPLVWG, encoded by the coding sequence GTGACCACTTACGACACGACCGACGGTGTCGACGGCAGCGCGGTGCTGTTCGATCCCACAGTGGCCAACCACCCGCACGAGGCGTACGACAAGCTGCGCACCGAATGCCCAGTGAGTCGAGGTGCTGGTTGGGACGGGCATCCGCACGTGATCGTGTCGCGCTACGAGGACGTCATCTGGTCGTTGAAGCACCCGGAGGTGTTCTCCTCCGCGCCCGAAGCGGTGAACATCGGCCAGGAGCAGAAGCTCATCCCCCTCCAGGTCGATCCGCCCGAGCACGCCAAGTACCGCCGGCTCCTCGATCCCGAGTTCTCGCCGAAGCGGATGAACGCGCTCGAGCCGGAGGTGCGAACGCTCGTCAACACGCTGATCGACACCTTCATCGATCGCGGTTCGTGCAACGTGCACGAAGAGCTCGCCACCCCGCTGCCGTCGGGGGTGTTCCTGGCGCTCATGGGCCTGCCCATGTCGGATCTGCCGATGTTCCTCAGGTGGCGCGACGAGACCATCCGTCCCGACGTGCCCGTGGGTGACCTCGAGGCCGCAGCGGCGGCTCGGGAGCGCGTCAGCCACGAGCTCAGCGAGTACTTCGAGGAGATGGTGGCGGAACGCCGCAAGAATCCTGACGACCGGTTGTTGACCCGCGTCGCACACGGCGAGGTCGACGGTCGCCCCCTCGACCGGGAAGAGACGCTGGGGATCTGTCATCTGCTCATGCTCGGTGGGCTCGACACCGTCACGGCCACGCTCGACTGCGCGCTGGCGTACCTCGCGGCCAACCCGGGGCGGCGCCAAGCGGTCGTGGACGATCCCGCGCTCGCCGCGGTCGCCGTCGAGGAGCTACTTCGCCATCAGAGCCCGGTGATGATGGTGGTCCGCGTCCTCAAGGAGGACTGCGAGCTCGCCGGCCAACAGCTCAAGGCCGGTGACCACGCGACGATCCTGATCGGCGCGGCGAACAGCGACGACGCGGAGTTCTCCGACGCGAACGGCGTCGACTTCTCTCGTGAGGCCAATCGCCACCTTGCCTTTGGTGCCGGCCCCCACCGGTGCCTCGGTTCGAACCTGGCGCGGGTCGAGCTGCGCATCGCGCTCGAGGAGTGGCACCGCCGCATCCCCGACTACCGCATCGCCGACGGCACCGAGCTCACGTACTCGCTCGGCATCCGCCAGACCGCGGAGCTCCCGCTCGTCTGGGGATGA
- a CDS encoding TetR/AcrR family transcriptional regulator yields the protein MFSETANGASWRDRALERSLEAARARSVERLERLVDAARVLANETGRAAFTVTQVTAQAGLSLKSFYRCFAGKDDLLVALIEEDSRLGAALLGEMMEQHADPVARVRAYVMGVFEMLTHPGAIGYAGVLVREHRRLSEERPDELRRALAPMIAGLEAEIAAAAAAGSCGSRDAARDAELVFALVLEGIHDVALGRAEPLEQATHLWSFCWAGLSRTSATTGDEQR from the coding sequence ATGTTCTCCGAAACGGCGAACGGTGCATCCTGGCGAGATCGGGCCCTCGAGCGCTCGCTAGAGGCGGCCCGCGCCCGCTCAGTCGAGCGTCTCGAGCGCCTCGTTGACGCGGCGCGCGTGCTGGCCAACGAGACCGGACGCGCGGCCTTCACCGTGACGCAGGTGACGGCGCAGGCCGGGCTGTCGCTCAAGAGCTTTTACCGCTGCTTCGCAGGCAAGGACGATCTGCTGGTCGCGCTCATCGAAGAAGACAGCCGTCTCGGCGCCGCCCTCCTCGGCGAGATGATGGAGCAGCACGCCGATCCCGTGGCACGAGTGCGGGCGTACGTGATGGGCGTGTTCGAGATGCTCACGCACCCCGGCGCGATCGGGTACGCGGGCGTCCTGGTGCGCGAGCACCGTCGCCTCTCCGAAGAGCGACCCGACGAGCTGCGACGGGCGCTCGCACCGATGATCGCCGGACTCGAGGCGGAGATCGCCGCCGCGGCGGCCGCCGGCTCGTGCGGCTCGCGCGACGCGGCACGCGACGCGGAGCTCGTGTTCGCCCTCGTGTTGGAAGGCATCCACGACGTTGCGCTCGGCCGCGCCGAGCCGCTCGAGCAAGCGACGCATCTCTGGTCCTTCTGCTGGGCGGGACTGTCCCGAACATCTGCCACGACAGGAGACGAACAACGGTGA
- a CDS encoding cytochrome c biogenesis protein CcdA — protein MGLLLGAARDATGDLYVFTAFGGGIISFLSPCVLPIVPAYLSLVTGLTVGEIEEARPKVLKRIALDTGMFVLGFTVVFVVLGLTTTAVSDTLFDNQETLTRVSGGLVLLMAAYLAGSQLLTTPRLYQEFRFHPHLERFGPAATPIAGAAFGLGWTPCIGPVLGSILTFAGQGRELGRAAVLLTAYSLGLGCSFLAVGLLLGRLATPLAWVKRHSRAITLVSAGVLAFFGIMLLTDNLGWVTAQLNDVMESLGLRFLVEIG, from the coding sequence ATGGGACTCCTCCTCGGTGCCGCCCGCGACGCCACGGGCGACCTCTACGTGTTCACCGCGTTCGGCGGCGGGATCATCTCCTTCCTCTCTCCGTGCGTCCTCCCCATCGTGCCGGCGTACCTGAGCCTCGTGACCGGCCTCACGGTGGGGGAGATCGAGGAAGCGCGGCCGAAGGTGCTCAAGCGCATCGCGCTCGACACCGGGATGTTCGTGCTGGGGTTCACCGTGGTGTTCGTGGTGCTCGGCCTGACCACCACCGCCGTGAGCGACACCTTGTTCGACAACCAGGAGACCCTGACTCGCGTGTCGGGCGGGTTGGTCCTCCTCATGGCGGCGTACCTCGCCGGGTCGCAGCTGCTCACCACGCCGCGCCTCTATCAGGAGTTCCGCTTCCACCCCCACCTCGAGCGGTTCGGGCCGGCTGCGACCCCGATCGCAGGCGCGGCGTTCGGGCTCGGGTGGACGCCCTGCATCGGTCCCGTGCTCGGATCGATTCTCACGTTCGCCGGCCAAGGCCGCGAGCTCGGCCGCGCCGCGGTGCTCCTCACTGCGTACTCCCTCGGCCTCGGCTGCTCGTTCCTCGCGGTCGGGCTCCTCCTCGGCCGGCTGGCCACGCCCCTCGCGTGGGTGAAGCGCCACTCGCGGGCGATCACCCTGGTGAGCGCGGGAGTGCTCGCGTTCTTCGGCATCATGCTGTTGACCGACAACCTCGGATGGGTGACCGCACAGCTCAACGACGTCATGGAGTCGCTCGGCCTGCGCTTCCTCGTCGAGATCGGTTGA
- a CDS encoding glutathione peroxidase — protein sequence MSVYEIPIATLDGEPNLLESQKGHATLMVNVASKCGLTPQYEGLERIHEKYAPKGFSVVGFPCNQFLGQEPGTADEIKEFCSTTYGVTFPLSEKIEVNGDAKHPLYEHLEEVADAEGHTGDIRWNFEKFLVSADGKVLARFSPQIEPEAPEIITAIEAALPG from the coding sequence ATGTCGGTCTACGAGATCCCCATCGCCACGCTGGACGGCGAGCCCAACCTGCTCGAGAGCCAAAAGGGCCACGCCACGCTGATGGTGAACGTGGCCTCGAAGTGCGGTCTGACTCCGCAATACGAAGGTCTCGAGCGGATCCACGAGAAGTACGCCCCGAAGGGGTTCTCGGTGGTCGGGTTCCCGTGCAACCAGTTCCTCGGTCAGGAGCCAGGTACCGCGGACGAGATCAAAGAGTTCTGCAGCACCACCTACGGCGTGACGTTCCCCCTGTCGGAGAAGATCGAGGTGAACGGGGACGCCAAGCACCCGTTGTACGAGCACCTCGAAGAGGTTGCCGACGCCGAGGGCCACACCGGTGACATCCGCTGGAACTTCGAGAAGTTCCTCGTCTCCGCCGACGGGAAGGTACTCGCGCGCTTCTCACCGCAGATCGAGCCAGAAGCGCCCGAGATCATCACCGCGATCGAAGCCGCATTGCCGGGCTGA
- a CDS encoding site-specific DNA-methyltransferase has product MGSRTRAFGAGNRESHDASDFYARFRAPKLSKDETVNPCSIADTIIHGDARDMSACDDSSIALVVTSPPYFAGKEYEQALGEGHIPGTYVEFLAMLRDVFDECRRVLEPGGRIAVNVANLGRKPYRSLSADVMRILQDDLALLPRGEIIWQKARGATGSTAFGSYLSASNPVLRDVTERVVVASKGRFGRAIKRSVRAERGLPHENTITKEEFFESTLDVWEIRPEHARRVGHPAPFPVELPERLLRLYTYKHDVVLDPFMGSGSTAVAAVSNERYFAGYETDAEYVDLANERVQAARDALVTAES; this is encoded by the coding sequence ATGGGATCCCGCACGCGGGCGTTCGGCGCGGGTAACCGCGAGAGTCACGACGCCAGCGACTTCTATGCCCGGTTCCGCGCTCCAAAGCTGTCCAAGGACGAAACGGTCAACCCCTGTTCAATTGCCGACACGATCATCCATGGTGACGCGCGCGACATGAGCGCGTGTGATGACTCGAGCATCGCGCTCGTTGTCACGTCGCCGCCGTACTTCGCCGGCAAGGAGTACGAGCAGGCCCTCGGCGAGGGTCACATCCCGGGTACGTACGTGGAGTTCCTCGCGATGCTTCGCGACGTCTTCGATGAGTGCCGTCGCGTGCTCGAGCCGGGCGGCCGCATCGCAGTGAACGTCGCCAACCTCGGGCGCAAGCCCTACCGGTCGCTGTCGGCCGACGTCATGCGCATCCTCCAGGACGATCTCGCGCTGCTCCCGCGCGGCGAGATCATCTGGCAGAAGGCACGAGGGGCGACCGGATCCACGGCGTTCGGCTCGTATCTCTCGGCGTCGAACCCCGTGCTCCGTGACGTGACCGAGCGCGTCGTCGTCGCGTCGAAGGGTCGGTTCGGCCGTGCGATCAAGCGCAGCGTGCGCGCTGAACGTGGGCTGCCGCACGAGAACACGATCACGAAGGAAGAGTTCTTCGAATCCACTCTCGACGTGTGGGAGATACGCCCAGAGCACGCGCGTCGTGTCGGGCACCCGGCGCCGTTCCCGGTGGAGCTACCCGAGCGCCTGCTCCGCCTCTACACGTACAAGCACGATGTCGTGCTCGACCCCTTCATGGGCTCAGGTTCGACCGCGGTCGCCGCGGTCAGCAACGAGCGCTACTTCGCGGGCTACGAGACGGACGCCGAGTACGTCGACCTCGCCAACGAGCGCGTGCAAGCCGCGCGCGATGCGTTGGTGACGGCGGAGAGCTGA
- the cobO gene encoding cob(I)yrinic acid a,c-diamide adenosyltransferase has protein sequence MTDEHEQPPTEDPRPAGMRSAPSLVIVNTGDGKGKSTAAFGVVMRAVARGWRVVVIQFLKSGEWKVGEEETARRLGVDWEAMGEGFTWDSAKLTEDEAMAKAAWARAAELIRAGEHQLVVLDEITYPMNWKWINPAEVVETIRDRPSAVSVIATGRDAPATLVEIADTVTEMRNVKHAYDSGIVAKKGIDY, from the coding sequence ATGACCGACGAGCACGAGCAGCCCCCCACGGAAGATCCGCGCCCAGCCGGCATGCGGAGCGCGCCATCGCTCGTGATCGTGAACACCGGTGACGGCAAGGGCAAGTCAACCGCCGCCTTCGGCGTCGTCATGCGCGCGGTGGCACGCGGATGGCGGGTCGTGGTCATCCAGTTCTTGAAGTCGGGTGAGTGGAAGGTGGGCGAGGAAGAGACGGCGCGGCGGCTCGGCGTGGATTGGGAGGCGATGGGTGAGGGCTTCACGTGGGACTCTGCCAAGCTCACCGAAGACGAGGCGATGGCCAAGGCGGCCTGGGCGCGAGCGGCCGAGCTCATCCGTGCCGGCGAGCATCAGCTGGTCGTGCTCGACGAGATCACCTATCCGATGAACTGGAAGTGGATCAACCCCGCCGAGGTCGTGGAGACGATCCGGGATCGGCCGAGCGCCGTGAGCGTGATCGCCACCGGCCGTGACGCACCAGCCACGCTGGTGGAGATCGCTGACACCGTGACCGAGATGCGCAACGTCAAGCACGCCTACGACAGCGGAATCGTCGCGAAGAAGGGCATCGACTACTGA
- a CDS encoding diguanylate cyclase encodes MLTVATERVTEMVGPLEEQSSDVPRERPAAPERAGPGVDSPRTLLAKALDGLVVLDEQGTITYASPGFIGVLGTHRDLVGSNALDLVHPDDAAVIRGALATVSGRDEGAMTLEFRGEHSDGTWRWCEARATNLLADPEIAGVLMTVRDISERRAYEDDLRHQALHDTLTGLPNRTLLLDRLRGAINRSGWDGPKVAVVFLDIDSFKAINDTQGHGAGDEAIAGVGRRLASVARAQDTVARYGGDEFVIVVEHDQAPEWVEDFAERLRAVLREPVQAGHRAVSVTASIGGAIATGSKPTPEGVLRDAHTAMYRAKQGGGDRFVIFDESMVDHPLVDLTHG; translated from the coding sequence GTGCTCACGGTCGCGACCGAACGCGTCACTGAGATGGTCGGCCCGCTCGAAGAGCAGTCGAGCGACGTGCCACGCGAGCGCCCGGCCGCGCCCGAGCGCGCCGGGCCCGGCGTCGACAGCCCGCGCACGTTGCTGGCCAAGGCCCTCGACGGGTTGGTCGTGCTCGACGAGCAGGGAACGATCACGTACGCGAGCCCTGGGTTCATCGGCGTGCTCGGGACGCACCGCGATCTCGTGGGGAGCAACGCGCTCGACTTGGTCCATCCCGATGATGCGGCTGTGATCCGGGGAGCGCTCGCCACCGTGTCCGGGCGCGACGAGGGCGCGATGACGCTCGAGTTTCGTGGTGAGCACTCCGACGGCACCTGGCGCTGGTGCGAAGCCAGGGCGACCAACCTGCTCGCCGATCCCGAGATCGCTGGGGTGCTCATGACCGTGCGCGACATCTCGGAGCGCCGCGCGTACGAGGACGACCTGCGTCATCAAGCGCTCCACGACACACTGACGGGTCTCCCGAACCGCACGCTGCTGCTCGACCGGCTCCGGGGGGCGATCAACCGCTCAGGCTGGGACGGTCCCAAGGTCGCGGTCGTCTTCCTCGACATCGACTCGTTCAAAGCGATCAACGACACCCAGGGTCACGGCGCCGGCGACGAGGCGATCGCGGGCGTGGGCCGTCGACTCGCGTCCGTCGCGCGAGCCCAAGACACCGTGGCGCGCTACGGGGGCGACGAGTTCGTGATTGTCGTGGAACACGACCAAGCCCCCGAATGGGTGGAGGACTTCGCCGAGCGCCTCCGTGCGGTGCTCCGCGAGCCTGTGCAGGCGGGACACCGAGCGGTCTCCGTGACCGCCTCGATCGGTGGGGCAATCGCGACCGGGAGCAAGCCGACACCCGAAGGTGTACTTCGAGACGCCCACACGGCCATGTACCGAGCCAAACAAGGCGGTGGCGACAGGTTCGTCATCTTCGATGAATCGATGGTCGACCACCCGCTTGTGGACCTCACACACGGGTGA
- a CDS encoding ABC transporter ATP-binding protein: protein MRGGGGRGPWGQIIVDETLSRDEAERVLRRLWRMLRPWRTRILLASLLIIGQTACLLTGPALVQHGIDDGLRADDAGTLNLFAGLYLFVAVFALIMGRWSIRAVARIGETFLRELRVRVFQHLLSLGMDFFEREKTGRLVARLTSDVEAMQELVQTGLTMFVQNVLVFVGALIAIFLTSWQLAVCTLVVVPPVYFASRWFRRASNRAYLEVRERIGTNLATLQEGLAGVRVVQAFGRERAFTRRFNETNEAQYDANLETARIATRYFPVVEYAGVVGIAIIIGVGGVFVDEGIIEIGAVAAFVLYLNSLFEPVQQLSQLYNVLQSAGAALHKLFGLLDTKPSIAERPGAVDLPLVGPLEVDGVSFGYADGPEVLHSVSLTVAPGERIALVGPTGAGKSTLAKLVVRFYDPRSGTVRFGGRDLRDATIRSLRERIVVVPQEGYLFAGTIRENVRVGRPEATDAEVDAALEALGVRDRFSLLPEGLETEVRERGSRLSAGERQLVSLARAALADPALLVLDEATSNLDPGTERAVERALEALTAHRTVIVVAHRLSTAARADRIAVIDQGHLEELGTHDDLLRGEGRYASLWASWTAAQSARAS, encoded by the coding sequence ATGAGGGGAGGCGGCGGGCGCGGGCCGTGGGGCCAGATCATCGTGGACGAGACGTTGAGTCGTGACGAAGCCGAGCGCGTGCTCCGCCGGCTGTGGCGGATGCTGAGGCCCTGGCGGACGCGGATCCTGCTGGCGTCGCTGCTGATCATCGGGCAGACGGCGTGCCTGCTCACCGGACCCGCACTCGTGCAGCACGGGATCGATGACGGGTTGCGAGCGGACGACGCTGGGACGCTGAACCTCTTCGCCGGGCTGTACCTGTTCGTCGCGGTCTTCGCGTTGATCATGGGCCGTTGGTCGATCCGCGCGGTTGCCCGCATCGGAGAGACGTTCCTGCGCGAGCTGCGCGTGCGCGTGTTCCAGCACCTCTTGTCGCTGGGCATGGACTTCTTCGAGCGCGAGAAGACCGGTCGGCTCGTTGCCCGGCTCACGTCTGACGTCGAGGCCATGCAGGAGCTCGTGCAGACCGGCCTCACGATGTTCGTCCAGAACGTGCTCGTGTTTGTCGGCGCGCTGATCGCCATCTTCCTCACGAGCTGGCAGCTGGCGGTCTGCACGCTCGTTGTGGTCCCGCCGGTGTACTTCGCGAGCCGGTGGTTCCGCCGCGCCTCGAACCGCGCCTACCTCGAGGTTCGAGAGCGCATCGGGACCAACCTCGCAACGTTGCAGGAAGGTTTGGCCGGCGTGCGGGTCGTGCAGGCGTTTGGGCGCGAGCGTGCGTTCACCCGACGGTTCAACGAGACGAATGAGGCGCAGTACGACGCCAACCTCGAGACCGCGAGGATCGCGACGCGCTACTTCCCCGTCGTCGAGTACGCGGGCGTCGTGGGCATCGCGATCATCATCGGTGTGGGCGGCGTGTTCGTCGACGAGGGCATCATTGAGATCGGTGCGGTGGCGGCGTTCGTGCTCTACCTCAACAGCCTGTTCGAGCCGGTCCAGCAGCTCAGCCAGCTCTACAACGTGCTTCAGTCGGCGGGCGCGGCGTTGCACAAGCTCTTCGGTCTGCTCGACACGAAGCCGTCGATCGCCGAGCGACCGGGGGCAGTCGACCTGCCGCTGGTCGGGCCGCTCGAGGTGGACGGCGTGTCGTTCGGGTACGCGGATGGTCCCGAGGTGTTGCACTCCGTATCTCTGACCGTCGCGCCCGGTGAGCGGATCGCGCTGGTCGGTCCGACTGGGGCCGGCAAGTCTACGCTGGCCAAGCTCGTCGTTCGCTTCTACGACCCGCGGTCCGGCACTGTGCGCTTCGGCGGCAGGGACCTGCGCGACGCGACGATCCGATCTCTCCGCGAGCGGATCGTCGTCGTGCCCCAGGAGGGGTACCTGTTCGCAGGGACCATCCGGGAGAACGTGCGGGTCGGGCGGCCCGAGGCAACCGACGCCGAAGTGGACGCGGCACTCGAAGCACTCGGTGTGCGGGATCGCTTCTCGCTGCTGCCCGAGGGTCTCGAAACGGAGGTGCGTGAGCGAGGGAGTCGGCTGTCAGCGGGAGAGCGGCAGCTCGTCTCGCTCGCGCGCGCCGCCTTGGCCGATCCTGCGTTGCTCGTGCTGGATGAGGCGACGTCGAACCTCGACCCGGGCACTGAGCGCGCGGTCGAGCGTGCACTCGAAGCGCTCACCGCGCATCGGACCGTGATCGTGGTCGCGCACCGTCTTTCGACGGCCGCGCGCGCCGACCGGATCGCGGTGATCGATCAAGGTCATCTCGAGGAGCTCGGAACTCACGACGATCTGCTGCGCGGTGAGGGGCGGTACGCGAGCTTGTGGGCGTCGTGGACAGCCGCGCAGTCGGCGCGAGCGTCCTGA
- a CDS encoding ABC transporter ATP-binding protein produces the protein MDRDKELRREGWRLMGSTVRPQRGWVIAGVLAGAVWTAAKLAIPAFAGAAIDDGIIPGDGQVILRYAVLILVVGVVQAAGTALRRYSAFRISYRSETDLRQRLFAHLQRLHFAFHDQAQTGQLMARANSDIQQVNQVVIMLPLTISNTLILVGAVTVMLLKSVTLALLALGALPILGYFATRFSHRIAPVSLELQEELGDLSGVVEESIAGVRVVKGFGAERRQTKRLDAEADSVLDRALVAAKMRSNFLPLVDFLPAVALVAILWYGGHQVLDRELQIGDLVQFNSYILMLIWPLRIGGMLVAQSARSAAAAGRIFEILETDTAVSDPPHPKPLPPAGPGELRFENVRFGYANGRPVLDGFNLVVRGGEAVAIVGPTGSGKTTVARLLPRFYDVQDGRVLVDGVDVRDVGLHDLRRSIGIVFEDTFLFSDTVAENIAFAIPDAPMEAVRQAARLAGAHEFVVDLPKEYDTVIGEQGYSLSGGQRQRIAIARAVLADPRVLILDDATSSVDPTKEHEIRAALQQVMSGRTTLIIAHRAATIALADRVVVLEGGRIATEGTHQELLESSALYRQVLAQAEAGHGVRP, from the coding sequence ATGGATCGGGACAAGGAGCTGCGCCGGGAGGGCTGGCGGCTCATGGGCTCCACCGTGCGCCCCCAGCGCGGCTGGGTGATCGCCGGGGTGCTCGCCGGCGCCGTGTGGACCGCGGCGAAGCTCGCGATCCCCGCGTTCGCCGGCGCCGCGATCGACGACGGGATCATCCCCGGCGACGGCCAGGTCATCCTCAGGTACGCCGTCCTCATCCTCGTGGTCGGCGTCGTGCAGGCCGCGGGTACTGCGTTGCGGCGCTACAGCGCGTTCCGCATCTCGTACCGGTCCGAGACCGACCTCCGCCAACGGCTGTTTGCGCATCTCCAGCGCCTGCACTTCGCGTTCCACGACCAGGCCCAGACCGGCCAGCTCATGGCGCGGGCCAACTCCGACATCCAGCAGGTGAATCAGGTCGTGATCATGTTGCCGCTCACGATCTCAAACACCTTGATCCTGGTCGGCGCGGTCACGGTCATGCTCCTCAAGAGCGTGACGCTCGCATTGCTCGCGCTCGGCGCGCTCCCGATCCTCGGATACTTCGCGACCCGCTTCTCGCACCGCATCGCGCCGGTCTCACTCGAGCTGCAGGAGGAGCTCGGCGATCTCTCTGGTGTCGTCGAGGAGAGCATCGCTGGCGTGCGCGTCGTGAAGGGCTTCGGCGCCGAGCGGCGACAGACGAAGCGGCTCGACGCCGAGGCCGACTCCGTGCTCGACCGCGCGCTCGTCGCCGCCAAGATGCGCTCGAACTTTCTCCCGCTCGTGGACTTCCTGCCCGCGGTCGCGCTCGTGGCGATCCTCTGGTACGGCGGTCACCAGGTGCTCGATCGGGAACTCCAGATCGGCGACCTGGTCCAGTTCAACTCGTACATCCTCATGCTCATCTGGCCTCTACGCATCGGTGGGATGCTCGTCGCGCAGTCGGCGCGCTCGGCTGCGGCGGCGGGCCGCATCTTTGAGATCCTCGAGACCGACACGGCGGTGTCCGATCCACCGCACCCGAAGCCGCTCCCACCGGCTGGACCGGGAGAGCTGCGCTTCGAGAACGTTCGCTTCGGCTACGCCAACGGTCGACCGGTCCTCGATGGCTTCAACCTCGTGGTGCGCGGCGGCGAAGCCGTCGCGATCGTCGGGCCCACCGGGAGCGGGAAGACCACGGTCGCGCGCTTGTTACCGCGCTTCTACGACGTGCAGGACGGTCGCGTGCTCGTCGACGGGGTCGACGTGCGCGACGTCGGGCTCCACGACCTCCGGCGCAGCATCGGGATCGTGTTCGAGGACACCTTCCTGTTCTCGGACACCGTCGCGGAGAACATCGCCTTCGCCATTCCCGACGCGCCGATGGAGGCGGTCCGCCAGGCGGCACGGCTCGCGGGTGCCCATGAGTTCGTCGTCGACCTGCCCAAGGAGTACGACACGGTCATCGGCGAGCAGGGCTATTCGCTGTCGGGTGGACAGCGCCAGAGAATCGCGATCGCGCGTGCCGTGCTCGCCGATCCGCGCGTCCTCATCCTCGACGACGCCACATCGTCGGTCGATCCGACGAAGGAGCACGAGATCCGCGCCGCGTTGCAGCAGGTGATGAGCGGCCGGACCACGCTCATCATCGCCCACCGCGCCGCCACGATCGCACTGGCCGACCGCGTCGTCGTCCTCGAGGGCGGACGGATCGCCACCGAGGGCACGCATCAGGAGCTCCTCGAGTCGTCTGCGCTCTATCGCCAGGTCCTCGCGCAAGCCGAGGCCGGACACGGAGTCCGACCATGA